The Fimbriimonadaceae bacterium nucleotide sequence GCGCTCGTCGATCCCGATACGGACGCTCACGAGGCGGCCCGGCCCTGTCGCCGAGGGCGAGACGGCGCGGACCGAACCGCGCAAGACGGTGTCCGGCAGAGCGTCCAGCCGCACGTCCACGGGCATGCCGACGCTCACCGAGCGGATCCGCGTCTCGGGCACGTTCGCATCGAAGTAAGACCCCGCCGCACCGACGATCTTCGCCACCACCGAACCCGGTGCGACGTAGGTGCCCGGCTGGACCGGACGACCCTGGACACGGCCGCTGAAGGGCGACCGGATCGTGGCGTCGCTCAATGCCTTCCGGGCGATCTGGACGGCTTCCTCGGCGGCGCGAAGGTTCGCCTGTGCGGACTGGACCTGTTGCCGGGCGATCTCGTCGCCAGACCGGTCCGCCTTCGCGAGCCGCACGTTCTCCTCGGCCGCGCGGACTTCCTGTTGCGCGGACGCCAGGTCTTCAGGGCGCGTCGCATTTTGCACAAGGCTCTGGCTCTGAAGCGAGGCTTCATAAGCGGCGAGCGCGTTGGCATAGGCGTTCTGAGCCTGCTCGACTTCGACCTCGGCAATCGCGCCCTCGCGGAAGAGCCGTTGGGCGCGGTCGAGCGCCGCCTTGGCCGTGTCGAGGTCGGACTTGGCGCGCCGCACGGCCCATTCGGCTTGCTCGCGCTCCTGTGTCCGGGCGCCGTTCCGCGCCTTTTCGAACTGGGACTGAGCCTGGGCCAGCCGCGCCTCGGCCGCCCGCACGGCAGCGGAGGTCCGTTGCGGCGAACGGTTCGCTTCCACCCGCGCTTGGTTCAAGGCGCTGCGCGCGGCCGAGGCCTGGGCAAGGACCTGCCGAAGCTGCGCGTTGAGGCTTGTCGTCTCCTGGGTCGCGATGGTTTGGCCCGCCGTCACCTGCTCCCCTTCTCGGACGAGCACGGAGACCAGCCGCCCCGGCACAGCCGGCCCGACGTCCGCCTCGTCGCTCGTGGCGATCGAGCCTGCCACTTCGATCGTCTCGCGCAGGTCCTCGATGCGGACCGCGGCGACCGTCACCGGGACGGTGGGGTCTTTGACAAGGGCTTCTGTCTGCTTTGCCTGCTCTTGGGCGGCGCGGTCGACACAGCCCGCTGCGGCGAGCAGGGCCAGAAAAACGAGCGAGAGGTTCCTCATGGACTGTCCGGTTGCTGTTCCTTTTGGTTTGGAAGGGCGTCGCGCCCGAGAGCGCGCAAGAGGGCCGAGTATTCGGCCAGCACGTTGTACTTCGCTTGCTGGACGTTGCCTTGGGCGGCGGTCAGGTCGGCCTGCGCCTGGATGACGTCGAGCAGGATGCCCGCGCCCTCGTCATAGCGCAGCTGGGCGAGCCGCAACGCTTCGCGCGCGAGCCGCTCGCTGTCCAGGGCCACGGTGTAAGTCCGTTCTGCGGTCAGGAACCGGGTGTGGGCGCCGAGGGTCTCCAGCGCGACCCCGAGGGCCTGCTGCTCCAGCCCGATGCGGGCCTGGCGCTCGTCTTCCCGGGCCGCGTCGACCCGGCCGCGCGTGATGCCCGAATCGAACACGGGCCACGAGAACGCCAGGGTCCCGATCGTTCCGTTGTCGTCCTGGCCGGCGGCAGGGTCGAAGACCCGCGTGTGGGTGGCGCTGAGGGCGAGGTCCGGCTGCAGGCTCGCCTGAGTCGCCGAGGCCAGGCGGTCCAGGCTGCGGATGCGGAACTGGGCGGCCTCCAATTCGGGCCGCGCTTGGATCGCCGCGCGGACCAGGCCCTCGGGATCCTCCGGGACCTCGGGCAAGTCGTCGATGGGCTGGGTCTGGAAAGGCGTGTCCACCGGCCGGGCCAGAAGGTTGTTGAGAGCCTGCTTGGCCGTGACCACGTTCCCCTGGGCTTGGAAGAGCGCCTGCTCCGTCTTGCGGACTTCGTTGCGGAAGCGCAGGACGTCGAAGTTCGGGATCGCGCCCTCCCGCTCGCGAACCTCGGCTTTTTCCTGCCGCTCCTGTGCGGCCGTCAGCGCCTCCTGCTGGACGCGGGTAAGCGCCTCGGCCTGCAGGATTTGGAAGTAGGCGCGCCGGACCTGGTCGTAAAGCGTGTTGCGATCGGCCGAATAGTTCGCGATCTCAGCCTGGCGCGAAAAGCGGAGCGCCTCCACCTGCTTGCGGGTGCCGCCCGAAAGGTCGAACGCTTGTCGGAGCGAGACCGAGGCGGTCTTCGAGTCGTTGGGGACGGAGGGCGTCGCAGCCGCCTGGGCACGCCCCTGGGGATCGAGGCTCACGCTCGAGCCCGAGTTCGAGAATCCGCCGCCAGATGAAACAGAGCCTTCGAACCGGGAATAGGCGGCCGAAAGCGAGACGGCAGGGCCGAGCGCGCCCCGCGCCGCACGGACTTGGTCTCCCGCCCTATCGATCCGCGACTGGGCGATCTGGAGCGCGAAGGAACTCTGCTCCGCAAGGGATAGGGCGTCGTTCAAGGTCAAGACGGGGCCGCCTTCCTGGGGCAGCGACACCTGCCAAAGGAGGAAGAAGGGGACGAGGGCGATCATTGCTCCACCTCGAGCTGCTGGGCGACCTCGAGCTTTCTAGTCATCTCTTCCAAGAGGGCCTGGAAGGCCTCGATCTTTGCAACCATGAGTCCCTTCACCACGGGATCCCGCATTACGATCAGCTTGTCGCCGGCCTTGATTCCGAGATCGGCGCGGGCCTCGGCCGGAATCACGATCTGGCCACGCTCGCCAACTGTAGTCGCCCCGTAAAAGCACTTCTCAAGGTCCATCTGAGCGGTCCGTTCGTACTTTTCATACGAATCGACCCGATCATACTTTCATGATGGCCTTCGAGATGGGCCCTGGGCACTTTCCGAGTTACGGACGTTCACGGACAAAGTTTCGGACCAAAAGAAAAGCCGGGCCTCTAGCCCGGCTTTCTGCCTTTATTCTTCGCTGTTCGACTGTTGGGTCGACTCTGCTTCCTCGCGTCGCGGCCCTCGCTCGTAGTTCCGGGAGCGGGCGGGGCGCGGCTCGTCTGAGATGTCCGTCACCACGAACGGCAGGAGGGCCATCTCCCGGGCCCGCTTGATCGCGCGGGTGATCATCCTCTGCTGCTTCGCGGTGTTTCCGGTCTGGCGGCTTGGAAGGATCTTGCCCCGGTCGGTGAGGAAGCGGCGAAGGATCGCCACGTCCTTGTAGTCGACGTTCTCAATTTTATTGACGGTGAGGTAGCTGACTTTCCGGCGTCCCTTGCGCTTGGCTCGGCCTTCAGAACGCCCGTCGTCCACCGCGGCCTTCTCAGCCAGCGGATCCATGCCCATCGGTCTCGTGCTTTCTTCGCTCATTGGTCTCTCGGGCGCCCCAGGCGCCTGGCGGGCGAAAAGTATAGCACCGCGCCTGGGTTTTGAGCCTAGGGCGAATCCGCCAGGCAACTTTAACCGCGTCCAATATCTTGTTTCCCGCCAGGCCCGTGCTTAGGCCGGGCAGACCCGCCCGCAATGACGGAAGACCTTGCTTGGAGGCCTTCGGGCTTCCTAAAAGCTGGATCGCCCATCCAGTCCCATACGCACCCCTCCAGCCACAGGCCGGCCTTCGGGCCGGCCCCCCTTTTAGGTTACGGGGCGACGGCGAGCCACTCGTCCCAGCGTGTGTCCTGCGCGAACTTCAACCGGATGTACTCGGAACGAAGCCCGACAAAGTCCGCGGCCCGGGAGAAGTCGATGGCGAGCCCGTTGCTGTGGCTGGACTGGCTGTTGTGCCCTTCCCAGACCACCGCCCCCTTCACGGCGCTTTCCACCGCCGTCGCCGCCTGGCCGACGTCGCTCGGGACGCCCGCCGCCTTCAGGCGCTGGCAAACGTCCACGAGGTCGCGGTAAGTCCGCAAGGAGGTCGGGCTGTACGATTGGCTCTGTTGCCGGCTGGTCGTGACGGCTGCGGCGACGGCGGCCCGGTTCAAGATCAGGGCCTCCGCCAGCGAATCCACCGCGCTTGCCACGGCGGGGAGCTTGCTCGTCTCAAGCACGCTCTGCGTGATCTTCCGACCGAGATAGCGGGGGTCCGTCACCATGCCGTCCACAAACCCTTTGGTCAGCGTGCGGGCCGGGGCGCTGGGGTTGTCCACGAAAGGCGCGAACACCAGGTGGTACGGATAGCCTTCGGCGGGCGGGCTTTCCTCGCTCCCGACGATAAAGTCGGCGTGGCCCCGGGCTTCATAGGCGACCTCGGCCATCTGCATCAGGCTCGCGTCCCAGGCAATGACGTCGAAGTGTTGGCCGGCCAGCGCCTGACCCATCTGCCAAATCTGGATCGAGGTGCCGTACTGGTCGTCATAGCTGAAGGCGCGGGTCCGGTCGCGCTCGGGCCGCCGCTGCCAGCCGTTGCCGTGGTTCCAGACCACGAGCACGTAGCGGTCGGCCGGATAGAACTGCTTGCCCCAGGCGATGAAGTCGTTCAAGGTCTGGGCCTGACCCATGTCTAGGTTGTCGCCCTGGACGTCCACCAGCTTGTCCTGGACAAGCTCGCTCTCGATCAGGTTCGGGTCGAGACCGGGCCGGACGAGGTACCGGCGGACACCGTCGAAGGTCGAGCCGGGGAAAGCGGACCGGCTCTGCTTCCATTGCACGACGAAGCGCACGTCGTCGTTCACCGCGACCTGCTCCATCTGGTTCATGTTGAGGTCACTATAGGGGTAGAGGTCGTTGGCCGCGTTCATATAGACCAAGACCGTCCACTTGCCCTGCTTGATGACGAACGGTTGCACCGTCACGGACGCGGTCGCGGAGACTCCATCGCCCACCGTGGCCCGGATCGATCCCGCCCCGGCCGTGGTGCCGGTGAAGAGGCCGGCCCCGTCGATCGTCCCGACCCCGCCGAGGACGGTCCACGAGAGGGACGGGGTGAAGCAAGGCACTCCGGAACTCCCGACCGCCGTGGCGACAAACCGCTTGGTCGTCTGCTCGCGCAAAGTCGCGCTCTTTGGCTGCACCGCCACGCGGGTGGGAGGATCGGCCGAGGTGGTCTGGACCGCGGTCTGGCTGGCCCGGCCGGTGCCGCAGAGGTCGACCACGACCGAAGCCGTGCCGAGCTTGGCGCCCTGGGCCCCCGCGCGGGCGTAGTTCGTGGCCCTGAGCTCGTAAACCCCTGGGGAAACGGCAAGGATGTTGAGCGAACTGCTCGACTTACCTGCCCTGTCGAAGCTGTCGGTCCGGACGACGCCGCCTGCCGCGTCCACGATCTGCACGACCTGCGAAGCCGTGGCCGGAGCCGATGCGCCCCAGACAGTGGAATAGCTCACGTTCGCGACGGGGCTTCCCACGGGGCAGGTGTCCCCTAGGACCCGCGTGCGGCCAAGGTCAAGGCCAGAGCCCCCGCCGCCGCAGCCCCCGACCAAGGAAAAAGCAAAACTACCAGCGACCAAAGGCCAGAAACGCCGCACCTCCCGTATGACGTCGGGAATCGCCGGAAGATTCTGCGTCGCAGGGTGTATTCGTGCCCCCCGGGTACCGAAGATCAGAGTACTCTTGTCGTCGGAGAACTCTTATCAGTCACTCTTAGAAGCCCTTGCGCTCCTCGGAGTGAAGGCGGTCGCGCATCCTGAGGAAGCGACAAAGGGGTTCCTTTTCCCGGTCCCCACCAGCGACGGGAAAAAGCTTCACCTCGACCTGAGCGAGCCCGGACTTTTGACCTATTTCGATCCCGACCAGGTTGGCCTGGCCGTCATCGACCATTCGGGACAAACGAGCCAAGTTTGGGGACTGGCCTCCAAGGTCCGGCACCTTCAGAATGTGGAGTCGATCCTTGACACGCCCCTGGCGAACCTGGTCTCCCTGGCGTTGGCCGGCGAAGCGGGCACGCTCCACTTGGACAGCTTTCGGTTCTACGCCGCCCCCTATCCCGCGTTCTCGCCGCCGGGGGCGTTGATGCTGGTGACGGACGCGAAGGACGAGGGCATCGCCCGCCAAGTCGCTTCCACCAACGAGCGCCGCGCCGACGCCCTCAAGCGTATCGGCAAGGCCCTCACCATGAACCAGACGCTGCAGCCTCTGGCCGTCGCCGCCGTCCATGCGATCAACTCGGCGGGCGAGATGGCGGCAGTCCTGCTGTGGGTGCGGTCCAATGAGAACGGCCCCATGGAGCTAATGGCCAGTGTCGGTGCAAACCGCGCCGGAACGAGCGCCCTACACAATTTGAACACCGAGTCCGGGGTCAGCTGCGCCGCCGAACTCGCCGCCGTCCGCCAGGAACCGCTGATCATCCGGCGAGTGCAGGACAACCCGATCACCTCCGAGCTCGAAGGCAAGTTCTGCTACCTGAAGCCGGGCGGGGTCATGGTCTACCCGCTGGTCATCAACAACCGGTTGCTCGGGCTGCTGGAATTGATCTCGCGGGAACACGATTACGAGTTCCTCGAGGCTGCCGAACACTTTTTCTCGATCTCCGAGCACTTGGCCCTGGCCCTGAACTCGGCGATCATGTTCGAGAACGTCGAGCGGCTCGCCGCCTATGACCCCCTGACGGGGATCGCGAACCACCGAACTCTCCAGGACTTCCTCCACAGGCGCATCACCGAAGCCCAGCGGTCGAACACCAAGATCGGGCTCATCATGCTGGACGTCGACCACTTCCGCAGTTTTAACGAGGAGGAAGGGCACGACGCTGGGGACATGGTGCTGAAGATGGTGACCGATGTGCTGAAAGGCGCCGTCCGTCCTTACGACCTGGCTGCGCGCTATGGGGGAGAAGAGTTCACGATCGTGATGCCGGGGGCCTCCCAGGAGACCACCCTCGCCATTGCCGAGCGGATCCGCAAGAACATCGAAGCCCTCGAGTACGTCACCGCGAGCGGCCGCGTCCGGCACGTCACCGCCTCCATGGGCTGCGCCGTCTTTCCTGCCAATGCCCGCGACTCCGCCTCGATCCTGAAGGCGGCCGACACCGCCCTCTTTGAGGCCAAGCGGTCCGGCCGCAACAAGAGCGTCCTCTTCCAAGGCCTTTACACCCGTGACCGAGCCCAAGGCGGCAACATGCTGAAGGCCGCGCGAGCCGCCATCCCTGGCGACATGTACGAATCGTGCGAAGCGCTCCTCCGCAAAGCACGTCCCTACCTGAGCCAGATCGCGCCGGAAATGGGCCTGAACGACGCACAGGTCGAGATGCTGCATGCTGCGATCCTGCTCGTACAGGTTTATAACCGGGCCAATGAGCGCAGGGACATGGACACCATCGGACAGATCGAAAGCGGA carries:
- a CDS encoding AbrB/MazE/SpoVT family DNA-binding domain-containing protein, which translates into the protein MDLEKCFYGATTVGERGQIVIPAEARADLGIKAGDKLIVMRDPVVKGLMVAKIEAFQALLEEMTRKLEVAQQLEVEQ
- a CDS encoding TolC family protein; the encoded protein is MIALVPFFLLWQVSLPQEGGPVLTLNDALSLAEQSSFALQIAQSRIDRAGDQVRAARGALGPAVSLSAAYSRFEGSVSSGGGFSNSGSSVSLDPQGRAQAAATPSVPNDSKTASVSLRQAFDLSGGTRKQVEALRFSRQAEIANYSADRNTLYDQVRRAYFQILQAEALTRVQQEALTAAQERQEKAEVREREGAIPNFDVLRFRNEVRKTEQALFQAQGNVVTAKQALNNLLARPVDTPFQTQPIDDLPEVPEDPEGLVRAAIQARPELEAAQFRIRSLDRLASATQASLQPDLALSATHTRVFDPAAGQDDNGTIGTLAFSWPVFDSGITRGRVDAAREDERQARIGLEQQALGVALETLGAHTRFLTAERTYTVALDSERLAREALRLAQLRYDEGAGILLDVIQAQADLTAAQGNVQQAKYNVLAEYSALLRALGRDALPNQKEQQPDSP
- a CDS encoding efflux RND transporter periplasmic adaptor subunit, which translates into the protein MRNLSLVFLALLAAAGCVDRAAQEQAKQTEALVKDPTVPVTVAAVRIEDLRETIEVAGSIATSDEADVGPAVPGRLVSVLVREGEQVTAGQTIATQETTSLNAQLRQVLAQASAARSALNQARVEANRSPQRTSAAVRAAEARLAQAQSQFEKARNGARTQEREQAEWAVRRAKSDLDTAKAALDRAQRLFREGAIAEVEVEQAQNAYANALAAYEASLQSQSLVQNATRPEDLASAQQEVRAAEENVRLAKADRSGDEIARQQVQSAQANLRAAEEAVQIARKALSDATIRSPFSGRVQGRPVQPGTYVAPGSVVAKIVGAAGSYFDANVPETRIRSVSVGMPVDVRLDALPDTVLRGSVRAVSPSATGPGRLVSVRIGIDERMDAVKPGMFAKGVIQTGVRTGALTVPSEAIIRDGETAYVFVVVDGKAKRKKVQLGIEQGNRIEISGLSTGDQVMTRGQTQVAEDTPVRIEQPASGTTQARQAQPQGE
- a CDS encoding diguanylate cyclase gives rise to the protein MKAVAHPEEATKGFLFPVPTSDGKKLHLDLSEPGLLTYFDPDQVGLAVIDHSGQTSQVWGLASKVRHLQNVESILDTPLANLVSLALAGEAGTLHLDSFRFYAAPYPAFSPPGALMLVTDAKDEGIARQVASTNERRADALKRIGKALTMNQTLQPLAVAAVHAINSAGEMAAVLLWVRSNENGPMELMASVGANRAGTSALHNLNTESGVSCAAELAAVRQEPLIIRRVQDNPITSELEGKFCYLKPGGVMVYPLVINNRLLGLLELISREHDYEFLEAAEHFFSISEHLALALNSAIMFENVERLAAYDPLTGIANHRTLQDFLHRRITEAQRSNTKIGLIMLDVDHFRSFNEEEGHDAGDMVLKMVTDVLKGAVRPYDLAARYGGEEFTIVMPGASQETTLAIAERIRKNIEALEYVTASGRVRHVTASMGCAVFPANARDSASILKAADTALFEAKRSGRNKSVLFQGLYTRDRAQGGNMLKAARAAIPGDMYESCEALLRKARPYLSQIAPEMGLNDAQVEMLHAAILLVQVYNRANERRDMDTIGQIESGSELRPIGPCLSELNERYDGQGPKGTSGPRIPLLSRILSVLLAIFLEHGRSLRTDPGRFDPEVVAIVGRVEAAA
- the rpsR gene encoding 30S ribosomal protein S18, yielding MDPLAEKAAVDDGRSEGRAKRKGRRKVSYLTVNKIENVDYKDVAILRRFLTDRGKILPSRQTGNTAKQQRMITRAIKRAREMALLPFVVTDISDEPRPARSRNYERGPRREEAESTQQSNSEE